One region of Quercus lobata isolate SW786 chromosome 2, ValleyOak3.0 Primary Assembly, whole genome shotgun sequence genomic DNA includes:
- the LOC115975445 gene encoding IST1 homolog: MSMLDSFFSKGFKAAKCKTLLKLTIPRIKLLRNRREIQIRQMRRDIAKLLETGQEATARIRVEHIIREENMMAAQEILELFSELISVRLPIIESQRECPLDLKEAISSVCFAAPRCADLPELLQVQMLFASKYGKEFVAAATELMPDCGVNRQLIELLSVRAPSPEKKLKLLKEIAEEHELDWDPAASETEFLKPHEDLLNGPTQFVSGSTMPLPDEKHDETLYSSPEQPHKEQPDSDSSFDPLDFPEVPKVSLQPSANVASAPAVFPSLQTTSHPNMDHESSKSIGGIENPSHGQHLETEEVMQERSVANKDEQPSVPVGGMEDRQFVPFTSAPSLSSASFSVTQSKSPTPLSRAKSEANVDLQDVLAAAQAAAESAERAAAAARSAASLAQIRISELTNKNSDSVPENSCENVFCNDIPHQSANEERTHFDHHNSFGNSDVGLNSLDAHQGHEDSLRSEASSLPSLDTLKAEFDSSLPNDNGFENELGQHQPQRSTSMDDDPYFSYPNLFTTSQNPNLGSAAHSSIDNSRSTH; the protein is encoded by the exons ATGTCGATGCTCGATTCCTTTTTTAGCAAGGGCTTCAAAGCTGCCAAATG TAAAACACTTCTGAAATTGACGATTCCGAGGATAAAGTTGCTGAGGAACAGGAGAGAGATTCAGATAAGACAGATGCGCCGTGACATTGCCAAGCTTCTTGAAACCGGTCAAGAAGCCACTGCTCGCATTCGG GTAGAGCATATTATTAGAGAAGAGAATATGATGGCTGCTCAGGAGATCCTCGAGCTCTTTTCTGAGCTTATTTCCGTCCGCCTTCCCATTATTGAATCTCAAAG GGAATGTCCTCTAGATTTGAAGGAAGCAATATCCAGTGTGTGCTTTGCAGCACCAAGATGTGCTGATCTACCAGAGTTGCTGCAGGTTCAAATGCTATTTGCATCCAAATATGGGAAGGAATTTGTGGCAGCTGCAACAGAGCTCATGCCAGATTGCGGTGTTAATCGTCAG TTAATAGAACTGCTATCCGTTCGTGCACCTTCACCTGAAAAGAAACTAAAGCTTCTGAAAGAAATAGCTGAAGAGCATGAGTTAGATTGGGATCCTGCTGCCTCTGAAACTGAGTTTTTAAAACCACATGAAGATTTATTG AATGGCCCAACACAGTTTGTAAGTGGGTCTACAATGCCCCTTCCTGATGAAAAACACGATGAAACATTGTACTCTTCCCCTGAACAACCGCACAAAGAACAGCCAGATTCTGATTCCAGCTTTGATCCATTAGATTTTCCTGAAGTTCCTAAGGTATCATTACAGCCAAGTGCAAATGTTGCGTCTGCACCAGCCGTGTTCCCATCTTTACAAACTACTTCACACCCCAATATGGATCACGAATCATCAAAAAGTATTGGAGGAATTGAAAATCCATCACATGGACAACACTTGGAAACTGAGGAAGTGATGCAAGAAAGATCAGTGGCTAACAAAGATGAACAACCTAGTGTTCCAGTTGGTGGTATGGAAGATAGACAATTTGTGCCATTCACCTCTGCTCCATCACTATCTTCTGCATCATTTTCTGTGACACAAAGTAAATCACCAACACCACTCTCAAGAGCAAAAAGTGAGGCCAACGTGGATTTGCAGGATGTCTTGGCTGCTGCTCAGGCTGCTGCAGAGAGTGCTGAACGTGCAGCAGCTGCAGCTCGCTCAGCAGCAAGTCTGGCACAGATCAGAATTAGTGAGcttaccaataaaaatagtGACAGTGTCCCTGAAAATAGCTGTGAGAACGTGTTTTGTAACGATATTCCTCACCAGTCAGCCAATGAAGAAAGGACTCATTTTGATCATCATAACTCATTTGGCAATTCTGATGTTGGTTTAAATTCTCTGGATGCCCATCAGGGTCATGAAGACTCCCTGAGATCAGAGGCATCAAGTCTTCCTTCTCTTGACACGCTCAAAGCTGAGTTTGATTCCTCTCTTCCAAATGATAATGGTTTTGAAAATGAGCTTGGTCAGCACCAGCCCCAGAGATCGACTTCAATGGATGATGATCCATACTTCTCATACCCAAACTTGTTTACGACATCACAGAATCCAAATCTTGGATCAGCTGCTCATTCTTCCATAGATAACTCCCGATCCACCCATTAG
- the LOC115975446 gene encoding somatic embryogenesis receptor kinase 2 translates to MEGNFVMAFLSLFLIFLLSPLCLISANMEGDALHSLRTNLQDPNNVLQSWDPTLVNPCTWFHVTCNNDNSVIRVDLGNADLSGSLVPQLGLLKNLQYLELYSNNISGTIPSDLGNLTSLVSLDLYLNKFTGPIPDTLGKLSKLRFLRLNNNSLSGPIPMSLTNITTLQVLDLSNNHLTGVVPDNGSFSLFTPISFANNQGLCGPVTGHPCPGSPPFSPPPPFVPPPPISAPGGNSATGAIAGGVAAGAALLFAAPAIAFAWWRRRKPQEFFFDVPAEEDPEVHLGQLKRFSLRELQVATDSFSNKNILGRGGFGKVYKGRLADGSLVAVKRLKEERTPGGELQFQTEVEMISMAVHRNLLRLRGFCMTPTERLLVYPYMANGSVASCLRERPPSQPPLDWPTRKRIALGSARGLSYLHDHCDPKIIHRDVKAANILLDEEFEAVVGDFGLAKLMDYKDTHVTTAVRGTIGHIAPEYLSTGKSSEKTDVFGYGIMLLELITGQRAFDLARLANDDDVMLLDWVKGLLKEKKLEMLVDPDLQNNYVEAEVEQLIQVALLCTQGSPMDRPKMSEVVRMLEGDGLAERWDEWQKVEVLRQEVELAPHPNSDWIVDSTENLHAVELSGPR, encoded by the exons ATGGAAGGGAACTTTGTTATGGCTTTTCTTTCGCTCTTCCTCATCTTCCTGCTTTCTCCATTATGCTTGATTTCAGCTAACATGGAAG GTGATGCTTTGCACAGTCTAAGGACCAATTTACAGGATCCTAACAATGTCCTACAGAGTTGGGATCCTACCCTCGTTAACCCCTGCACATGGTTTCATGTCACCTGCAACAATGATAATAGTGTCATAAGAGT TGATCTTGGAAATGCAGATTTGTCTGGTTCACTTGTCCCACAGCTTGGCCTGCTCAAGAATTTACAGTATTT GGAGCTCTATAGTAATAACATAAGTGGAACAATTCCCAGTGACCTAGGGAATCTTACTAGCTTGGTGAGCTTGGATCTATACTTGAACAAGTTTACTGGTCCCATCCCAGACACATTGGGCAAGCTATCAAAACTGAGGTTCCT TCGGCTCAACAACAACAGCCTGTCAGGACCAATTCCTATGTCATTGACAAATATCACAACATTGCAAGTGCT GGATCTATCAAATAACCATCTCACTGGTGTAGTTCCAGACAATGGCTCCTTTTCATTATTCACTCCCATAAG TTTTGCTAACAACCAGGGTCTATGTGGCCCGGTTACTGGGCACCCCTGCCCAGGATCTCCTCCattttctcctcctcctccttttgTACCACCGCCTCCAATTTCTGCACCAG GAGGGAATAGTGCCACTGGGGCGATTGCTGGAGGAGTTGCTGCAGGTGCTGCTTTGCTGTTTGCTGCCCCTGCAATTGCATTTGCATGGTGGCGTCGAAGGAAACCTcaagaatttttctttgatgtaCCTG CTGAAGAGGATCCAGAAGTCCATCTGGGGCAGCTTAAAAGGTTTTCACTACGAGAATTACAAGTTGCAACTGATAGTTTTAGCAACAAAAACATTCTGGGTAGAGGTGGATTCGGGAAGGTTTACAAAGGACGCCTGGCAGATGGTTCACTGGTAGCTGTAAAAAGACTGAAAGAAGAACGTACACCTGGTGGTGAGCTGCAGTTTCAAACAGAAGTAGAGATGATCAGCATGGCTGTTCATCGAAACCTCCTCCGGTTGCGTGGGTTCTGTATGACTCCAACTGAGCGGTTACTTGTTTATCCCTACATGGCTAATGGAAGTGTTGCATCATGTTTAAGAG AACGCCCACCATCTCAACCACCACTTGATTGGCCAACACGAAAGCGGATCGCATTGGGATCTGCAAGGGGTCTTTCTTATCTGCATGATCACTGTGACCCAAAGATTATTCATCGTGATGTGAAAGCAGCAAACATTTTGTTGGACGAAGAGTTTGAGGCTGTTGTTGGGGACTTTGGGTTGGCTAAACTTATGGACTATAAGGATACCCATGTTACAACTGCAGTACGGGGCACAATTGGGCATATAGCTCCAGAGTACCTCTCTACCGGGAAGTCGTCTGAGAAGACAGATGTTTTTGGCTATGGGATCATGCTTCTGGAGTTAATCACTGGACAGAGGGCTTTTGATCTTGCTCGGCTAGCAAATGATGATGATGTCATGTTGCTTGATTGG GTGAAAGGACTTCTTAAGGAGAAGAAATTAGAAATGCTAGTTGATCCTGATCTCCAGAACAATTATGTGGAAGCTGAGGTAGAGCAGCTAATCCAGGTTGCACTGCTTTGTACACAAGGCTCCCCAATGGATCGGCCGAAGATGTCGGAAGTGGTGAGAATGCTTGAAGGTGATGGCTTGGCAGAGAGATGGGATGAGTGGCAAAAGGTGGAAGTTCTCCGGCAGGAAGTGGAACTTGCTCCTCATCCTAACTCTGATTGGATTGTTGACTCCACAGAAAATCTACATGCAGTCGAGTTATCTGGTCCAAGGTGA